GTCGTGAAGCGGCTCCAACGGAAACAGTCTTTGTAGATAACGGCGCAATGGAGAAGACAATTGCGAAATGGAAAGAAGGTTCAGATGCAGGCTTATTCCCTAACGTAGGTCGTGAGGGCGGTCAACCAGAATTTGTTTCTGGACAATCAGCTATGATGATTGGTTCAACAGCAAGCTTACGTCAAATTCTAACAGAAGTTGATGGACGTTTCGAAGTTGGAACAGCTTACTTCCCAGGTGTTGATGCAGAAGATCAAGGTGGTGTTTCAATCGGTGGTGCTTCACTATGGATGATTAATTCTGGTGATGATGCGAAGAAAGACGCAACATGGAAATTTATTGAATTCTTAATCTCACCTGAAGCTCAAGCTCAATGGAACCGTGATACAGGTTACTTCCCAGTTACGACGGCTGCCCATGACGAGCAAGTCTTCAAAGATAACTTAGCAGAATTCCCTCAATTCCAAACAGCGATTGATCAATTGCATGATTCTGCTCCAGAAGATCAAGGTGCTTTATCTGGTGTAAACCAAGAAGCGCGTCAAATTTATGAAAGTGAATTAGAAAACTTATTAAACGGTCAAGGAGACCCAGCAAGTGCAGCGAAATCAATGGCTGACCAAGTAAACGCAGCTCTTGAAAACTACAATACAGCAAATCAATAGTTAAATCTTAAACGAAAGCTGCTGGATTAAGTCTTGTGCTTATATCCAGCGCTTTTTTCATAAAGAAGGGGAAAATATGTCTGAAAAACCAGTAATTATAGAGCGGGAGCGAACCTTTGCTGAGAAGATTCAAGGTTATGCCTATTTGCTCCCAGCGATTATTATTCTTAGTGTTTTTATTTTCTGGCCATTCATTCAAACAATCTACCGTAGTTTATTCTTAACGAATAATATGGGTGAGAATGCGGAATTTATTGGGCTAGATAACTATATTGAATTATTTACGAGTGAAAGTTTCTGGAATAGTGTATCAGTGACACTGCAATTCGTCGTTATCGTCGTAGCTGTGGGGGTCTTAATTGGATTTGTTACGGCCTTATTATGTCAGAAAACTTTCCCGGGTATTAAATTCTTCACCACCAGTTATGCGATGCCAATGGCGATTGCATCTTCAGGGATGGCGATGATTTTCCAAGTAATGCTAAATCCTTCCGTGGGAATTATCAATAAATTATTTAACACATTCACAAACTACCTTTCTCACCCAATTTATGCGCTATGGGTTGTAGGGATTCTAACTGGTTGGTTAAATAGTGGGATGAACTTCCTTTACTTTAGTTCAGGGCTTGCAAGTATTGACGATTCTCTATATGAGAGTGCTTCTATTGATGGGGCGAATGGCTTCCAACAATTTCTGCACATTACCCTTCCATCCTTGCGACCAACTTTATTCTTCGTCATCGTAACGAACGTTATTAATGCCTTCCAAGGATTCGGTCAGATTAATATTTTAACCAAAGGTGGACCTGGGCAAGCAACGAACGTTATTGTTTATGATATTTATCGTAACGCCTTTATGAACTACCGTTATGGGTTCGCTTCAGCTGAATCGGTGGTCTTATTTATTATCGTTATGTTACTGACTATTGTCATGTTCTACTTTAGAGGAAGGAGAGAGAACTAATGAATCAAATCGAACAAGAATACCTTCGCAAGAAGAGACGGCGTGATATTGGATTACTTATTCTGAATATTATTGTTTGGTTACTCGTGATGTTCCCATTAATTTATGGTTTCCTGATGGCCTTTAAACCATCTGCAGAGTTATATGATCCAAATAGTTTCTTATTTCCTCAGAACCCAACCGTTGAAAACTTTAAGAACGTCTTCAATGTGGCCCCAATCCATATTTATATTCGTAACTCACTGATTGTGGCGATTTCAATTACAGTTCTGCAGATTGTCACGTCCTTATTAGCTGGCTTTGCTTTCCGCTTTCTAGAGTTTAAAGGCAAAGGACTAGTGTACGCAATCACCTTATCAACGATGATGATTCCAGGTGAAGCGGTTATTATTTCACAATTCTTGATGGTTTCAGAATGGGGTATCACGGACACCATTATTGTCTTGATTATTCCATTTATGGTTTCGGCCTTCAACATCTTCTTATGTGTGCAAGCTTTAGAGAACTTCCCATATGAAGTCTATGAAGCAGCTAAAATTGACGGATGTTCCGACTTCCGCTTTGTCTTTACAATTTTAATGCCACTTATTAAGCCGACTTTAGGTTCGATGGCAGTGCAATCATTCTTATCTGGATGGAATATGTACATGTGGCCACTACTTACAACAAATACGGATCAAAGTCGTACCGTTCAAGTAGGTATCAGTATGTTGAACAGTGTCGATTCGCAATCATTGGTCTTAATGGTTGCAGGTGTTGTTCTATGTATGATTCCAAGTCTATTCATCTTTGTTGTTGGAGCTAGAAATATGGTCAAAGGCCTTACTGCTGGAGCAGTTAAG
This region of Suicoccus acidiformans genomic DNA includes:
- a CDS encoding carbohydrate ABC transporter permease, with the protein product MNQIEQEYLRKKRRRDIGLLILNIIVWLLVMFPLIYGFLMAFKPSAELYDPNSFLFPQNPTVENFKNVFNVAPIHIYIRNSLIVAISITVLQIVTSLLAGFAFRFLEFKGKGLVYAITLSTMMIPGEAVIISQFLMVSEWGITDTIIVLIIPFMVSAFNIFLCVQALENFPYEVYEAAKIDGCSDFRFVFTILMPLIKPTLGSMAVQSFLSGWNMYMWPLLTTNTDQSRTVQVGISMLNSVDSQSLVLMVAGVVLCMIPSLFIFVVGARNMVKGLTAGAVKG
- a CDS encoding carbohydrate ABC transporter permease produces the protein MSEKPVIIERERTFAEKIQGYAYLLPAIIILSVFIFWPFIQTIYRSLFLTNNMGENAEFIGLDNYIELFTSESFWNSVSVTLQFVVIVVAVGVLIGFVTALLCQKTFPGIKFFTTSYAMPMAIASSGMAMIFQVMLNPSVGIINKLFNTFTNYLSHPIYALWVVGILTGWLNSGMNFLYFSSGLASIDDSLYESASIDGANGFQQFLHITLPSLRPTLFFVIVTNVINAFQGFGQINILTKGGPGQATNVIVYDIYRNAFMNYRYGFASAESVVLFIIVMLLTIVMFYFRGRREN
- a CDS encoding ABC transporter substrate-binding protein, whose protein sequence is MKKFMRKFVSFAMTLAVALGTFAPAFTAQAQEPVELVFWHAMGGSTGEALQALVDQFNESQADIHVTAQYQGSYDETLTKLRSQASGSEVGADLVQVFELGTTFMIDSGLTVPVQEFIDANNYDISQIEPNLAAYYTINEQLHSMPFNSSTPIMYYNKDLFEAAGIEEVPSTLAEIIEVGPQLVEAGAAMPISLRLYGWFIEQWFSKQQEHIYNNGNGREAAPTETVFVDNGAMEKTIAKWKEGSDAGLFPNVGREGGQPEFVSGQSAMMIGSTASLRQILTEVDGRFEVGTAYFPGVDAEDQGGVSIGGASLWMINSGDDAKKDATWKFIEFLISPEAQAQWNRDTGYFPVTTAAHDEQVFKDNLAEFPQFQTAIDQLHDSAPEDQGALSGVNQEARQIYESELENLLNGQGDPASAAKSMADQVNAALENYNTANQ